GCATTTAGAATTTCTTACAACTTCACTAAAGTTGTAGCTTTTGAAATCTTATCTGCTGGAATTTCAACTGTTTTCTTACGGGCTTTATCCATATATTCTACAGTTAAGGTGTTGTCCTCAAACTTCACCAAATCTCCAACAAATTCTTTTTCGCCTTCAATTTTTTGATAAAGTTTTACAAGAATGTATTCACCAATGGCACTTTGAAAATGTTCAGCTTTTTTAAGCGGACGTTCTGCACCTGGGCTTGCAACTTCAAGCATATAACCTTCCGTTGGAAATGGGTCTGGTGAAATCGTGTCCAGCAAAGGTGAAAGAATTTCACTTAAATCGGCTGTGTCTTGAATAGTAATGCCATCTGCCTTATCTACCAAGAGTCGCAAAACCATATCTCCGCCAAGTTTTTCCCACTCAACATCAATCAATTCAAACTCTTCTGGCAGGTGAGGCAAGATGAATTCTTCTACTGTTTTTACAAGTGTTTCTGACATCTCTTCTCCTTTCAGAAAACAACACAGAAGGAGCGTCCTCTCGAACGCTCCTTTCTAGTAGTTTTTATTTAAGACTATTATAGCACATTTTTGAGGTTTGTCAAGGGGCATGATTAGGCAGGATGAGCCGCTTCAAATTCCCAACTCATC
This window of the Lactococcus garvieae subsp. garvieae genome carries:
- the rimP gene encoding ribosome maturation factor RimP; this encodes MSETLVKTVEEFILPHLPEEFELIDVEWEKLGGDMVLRLLVDKADGITIQDTADLSEILSPLLDTISPDPFPTEGYMLEVASPGAERPLKKAEHFQSAIGEYILVKLYQKIEGEKEFVGDLVKFEDNTLTVEYMDKARKKTVEIPADKISKATTLVKL